From Bacillus basilensis, a single genomic window includes:
- the hblC gene encoding hemolytic enterotoxin HBL lytic component L2, whose protein sequence is MKNKIITGLLVTSIVTGGNIPINTLATPIVQAETQQEGMDISSSLRKLGAQSKLIQTYIDQSLMSPNVQLEEVTALNTNQFLIKQDMKEWSSELYPKLILLNSKSKGFVTKFNSYYPTLKSFVDNKEDREGFSDRLEVLQEMAMTNQENTQRQINELTDLKLQLDKKLKDFDTDVATAQGILSTDGTGKIDQLKNEILNTKKAIQNDLQQIALIPGALNEQGFAIFKEVYSLSKEIIEPAAQVGVAAYNKGKEINNSILEAEKKAVQEATEQGKTALEIESAKKAAREAIEKSKQGEIAAAAAAKTQEYDLMKVIDTEKIKKTFGVFAEVNKLTAEQRAYLDDLEKQNQKIYDLTTKLSIADLQKSMLLLTQNDLHTFANQVDVELDLLKRYKEDLNLIKNSITKLSTNVDTTNEQSQKDTLRQLKNVISYLEEQVYKF, encoded by the coding sequence ATGAAAAATAAAATAATTACAGGATTATTAGTCACATCCATTGTAACTGGAGGAAATATTCCTATCAATACTCTCGCAACACCAATCGTTCAAGCAGAAACTCAACAGGAAGGCATGGATATTTCCTCTTCATTACGAAAATTAGGTGCGCAATCTAAATTAATCCAAACGTATATTGATCAATCTTTAATGAGTCCTAATGTACAGTTAGAGGAAGTCACAGCTTTAAATACAAATCAATTCCTAATCAAACAAGATATGAAGGAATGGTCATCGGAACTCTATCCAAAGTTAATTCTATTAAATTCAAAAAGTAAAGGATTTGTAACAAAATTTAATAGCTATTACCCGACATTAAAATCGTTTGTAGACAATAAAGAAGATAGAGAAGGGTTTTCGGACAGACTTGAAGTACTTCAAGAAATGGCTATGACGAATCAAGAAAATACGCAACGGCAAATCAATGAATTAACAGATCTTAAATTACAGCTTGATAAAAAATTAAAAGATTTTGATACTGATGTGGCAACTGCGCAAGGCATACTAAGTACAGATGGAACAGGAAAAATAGACCAGTTAAAAAATGAAATATTAAATACCAAAAAAGCAATTCAAAATGATTTACAGCAAATTGCATTAATACCAGGGGCTTTAAATGAGCAGGGATTTGCTATATTCAAAGAAGTTTATAGTCTTTCAAAAGAAATTATTGAACCAGCTGCTCAAGTCGGGGTGGCAGCGTATAACAAAGGAAAAGAAATTAACAACTCTATTCTAGAAGCAGAGAAAAAAGCAGTGCAAGAAGCAACAGAGCAAGGTAAAACTGCTCTAGAGATTGAATCAGCAAAAAAAGCAGCTCGTGAAGCAATTGAGAAAAGCAAACAAGGTGAAATAGCAGCCGCAGCCGCAGCCAAAACACAAGAGTATGACCTGATGAAGGTCATTGATACTGAAAAGATTAAGAAAACATTTGGCGTTTTTGCTGAAGTAAATAAATTAACAGCAGAACAGCGAGCATATTTAGATGATTTAGAGAAACAAAATCAAAAAATATATGATTTAACAACGAAATTATCAATAGCTGATTTACAAAAATCAATGCTTCTTCTTACACAAAATGATTTGCATACGTTTGCAAATCAAGTAGATGTAGAACTTGATTTACTAAAGCGCTATAAAGAAGATTTAAATCTAATAAAAAATAGCATTACAAAATTATCTACTAATGTTGATACAACTAACGAGCAGTCTCAAAAAGATACATTAAGACAATTAAAAAATGTAATAAGTTACCTTGAAGAACAAGTATACAAATTTTGA
- the hblA gene encoding hemolytic enterotoxin HBL binding subunit HblA: MIKKIPNKLFAVSAFLTITTTYAVIPIETFAIEIEQTNTGDMTLSANEEQMKKALQDAGLFAKAMNEYSYLLIHNPDVSFEGITINGNADLPSQIVQDQKNARAHAVTWNTQVKKHLLDTLTGIIEYDTKFQNHYETLVEAINTGNGDTLKKGITDLQGGIQQNQKSAKVLIEELIQLKNAIGEDVRTFGSHKETLQSILKNQGADVEADQKRLEDLLGQVKYQKDIESKGLDMVKIPFIPTLIAGGIMIGDARGKLGWLEPELAKLRQTVDYKITLNRVVGVAFHNISDMHSMLDNAITALTYMSTQWEDLDSQYSGVLGHINKADQKADQNKYKFLTPSLNAAKNSWKTLKTDVVTLQEGIKIAEKKEQDFLNQLRPANVFYFYKKIHNAYTFEIKTGTNAPNASYKVMNLTKNTVHNMWSGGANTNMWADWLSFNPNDEFAVVAVVDGKEYVVYKDKVQNIMN, translated from the coding sequence ATGATAAAAAAAATCCCTAATAAACTATTCGCTGTATCAGCATTTTTAACTATAACAACTACTTATGCAGTCATACCAATAGAAACTTTTGCAATTGAAATTGAACAAACGAACACTGGAGATATGACTCTTTCAGCAAATGAAGAACAGATGAAAAAAGCTTTGCAAGATGCTGGTTTATTTGCAAAAGCTATGAATGAATATTCTTATTTGCTAATTCATAATCCAGATGTGAGTTTTGAAGGAATAACTATTAATGGAAATGCAGATTTACCTAGTCAAATTGTACAAGATCAAAAGAATGCAAGAGCACATGCTGTTACATGGAATACACAAGTAAAAAAACATCTTTTAGATACATTGACAGGCATTATAGAATACGATACAAAATTTCAAAATCATTATGAAACATTAGTAGAGGCGATTAATACTGGAAATGGAGATACTTTAAAAAAAGGGATTACAGATTTACAAGGAGGAATTCAACAAAATCAAAAGTCTGCAAAAGTATTAATAGAAGAATTAATTCAATTAAAAAATGCTATTGGAGAAGATGTTAGAACATTTGGAAGTCATAAAGAGACATTGCAATCGATTTTAAAAAACCAAGGTGCTGATGTGGAGGCTGATCAAAAGCGTCTAGAGGACCTTTTAGGACAAGTAAAATATCAGAAAGACATAGAATCTAAGGGATTAGACATGGTGAAAATCCCCTTTATTCCAACCTTGATTGCTGGTGGCATAATGATAGGTGATGCAAGAGGTAAGTTAGGTTGGCTAGAACCTGAATTAGCAAAATTGCGTCAGACTGTAGATTATAAAATAACATTGAATCGTGTAGTTGGAGTTGCATTTCATAATATTAGTGATATGCATAGTATGCTTGATAATGCTATCACTGCTCTTACTTATATGTCTACGCAATGGGAGGATTTAGATTCTCAATATTCGGGTGTACTGGGACATATTAATAAAGCTGATCAAAAAGCTGATCAAAATAAATATAAATTCTTAACCCCTAGCTTGAATGCAGCGAAAAACAGTTGGAAAACATTAAAAACAGATGTTGTCACTTTGCAAGAAGGGATAAAAATTGCAGAGAAAAAAGAACAGGATTTTTTGAATCAGCTTCGTCCAGCAAACGTTTTCTACTTTTATAAAAAAATTCATAATGCCTACACATTTGAAATAAAGACTGGAACAAATGCGCCAAATGCGTCTTATAAAGTTATGAATTTAACTAAAAACACTGTTCATAATATGTGGAGTGGAGGGGCTAATACTAACATGTGGGCTGATTGGCTTTCATTCAATCCAAATGATGAATTTGCGGTAGTAGCAGTAGTGGATGGTAAAGAATATGTTGTGTATAAAGACAAAGTACAAAATATAATGAACTGA
- the hblB gene encoding hemolytic enterotoxin HBL binding subunit HblB, with the protein MIKKIPYKLLAVSTLLTITTANVVSPVTTFASEIEQTNNEDTALSANEARMKETLQKAGLFAKSMNAYSYMLIKNPDVNFEGITINGYVDLPGRIVQDQKNARAHAVTWDTKVKKQLLDTLNGIVEYDTTFDNYYETMVEAINTGDGETLKEGITDLRGEIQQNQKYAQQLIEELTKLRDSIGHDVRAFGSNKELLQSILKNQGADVDADQKRLEEVLGSVNYYKQLESDGFNVMKGAILGLPIIGGIIVGVARDNLGKLEPLLAELRQTVDYKVTLNRVVGVAYSNINEMHKALDDAINALTYMSTQWHDLDSQYSGVLGHIENAAQKADQNKFKFLKPNLNAAKDSWKTLRTDAVTLKEGIKELKVETVTPQK; encoded by the coding sequence ATGATAAAAAAAATCCCTTACAAATTACTCGCTGTATCGACGTTATTAACTATTACAACTGCTAATGTAGTTTCACCAGTAACAACTTTTGCAAGTGAAATTGAACAAACGAACAATGAAGATACAGCTCTTTCTGCAAATGAAGCGAGAATGAAAGAGACCTTGCAAAAGGCTGGATTATTTGCAAAATCTATGAATGCCTATTCTTATATGTTAATTAAGAATCCTGATGTGAATTTTGAGGGAATTACTATTAATGGATATGTAGATTTACCTGGTAGAATCGTACAAGATCAAAAGAATGCAAGGGCACATGCTGTTACTTGGGATACGAAAGTAAAAAAACAGCTTTTAGATACATTGAATGGTATTGTTGAATACGATACAACATTTGACAATTATTATGAAACAATGGTAGAGGCGATTAATACAGGGGATGGAGAAACTTTAAAAGAAGGGATTACAGATTTGCGAGGTGAAATTCAACAAAATCAAAAGTATGCACAACAACTAATAGAAGAATTAACTAAATTAAGAGACTCTATTGGACACGATGTTAGAGCATTCGGAAGTAATAAAGAGCTCTTGCAGTCAATTTTAAAAAATCAAGGTGCAGATGTTGATGCCGATCAAAAGCGTCTAGAAGAAGTATTAGGATCAGTAAACTATTATAAACAATTAGAATCTGATGGGTTTAATGTAATGAAGGGTGCTATTTTGGGTCTACCAATAATTGGCGGTATCATAGTGGGAGTAGCAAGAGATAATTTAGGTAAGTTAGAGCCTTTATTAGCAGAATTACGTCAGACCGTGGATTATAAAGTAACCTTAAATCGTGTAGTTGGAGTTGCTTACAGTAATATTAATGAAATGCACAAGGCGCTTGATGATGCTATTAATGCTCTTACTTATATGTCCACGCAGTGGCATGATTTAGATTCTCAATATTCGGGTGTTCTAGGGCATATTGAGAATGCAGCTCAAAAAGCCGATCAAAATAAATTTAAATTCTTAAAACCTAATTTAAATGCAGCGAAAGACAGTTGGAAAACATTACGAACAGATGCTGTTACATTAAAAGAAGGAATAAAGGAATTAAAAGTGGAAACTGTTACTCCACAAAAATAG
- the hblD gene encoding hemolytic enterotoxin HBL lytic component L1, which produces MKKFPFKVLTLATLATVITATTGNTIHAFAQETTAQEQKVGNYALGPEGLKKALAETGSHILVMDLYAKTMIKQPNVNLSNIDLGSEGGELLKNIHLNQELSRINANYWLDTAKPQIQKTARNIVNYDEQFQNYYDTLVETVQKKDKAGLKEGINDLITTINTNSKEVTDVIKMLQDFKGKLYQNSTEFKNNVGGPDGKGGLTAILAGQQATIPQLQAEIEQLRSTQKKHFDDVLAWSIGGGLGAAILVIAAIGGAVVIVVTGGTATPAVVGGLSALGAAGIGLGTAAGVTASKHMDSYNEISNKIGELSMKADRANQAVLSLTNAKETLAYLYQTVDQAILSLTNIQKQWNTMGANYTDLLDNIDSMQDHKFSLIPDDLKAAKESWNDIHKDAEFISKDIAFKQE; this is translated from the coding sequence ATGAAAAAATTTCCATTCAAAGTACTAACTTTAGCCACATTAGCAACTGTTATAACTGCTACTACTGGTAACACTATTCATGCATTTGCACAAGAAACGACCGCTCAAGAACAAAAAGTAGGCAATTATGCATTGGGCCCTGAAGGACTGAAGAAAGCATTGGCTGAAACAGGGTCTCATATTCTAGTAATGGATTTATACGCAAAAACAATGATTAAGCAACCAAATGTAAATTTATCTAATATCGATTTAGGCTCAGAGGGGGGAGAGTTGCTCAAAAATATTCACCTTAATCAAGAGCTGTCACGAATCAATGCGAATTACTGGTTAGATACAGCGAAGCCACAGATTCAAAAAACTGCTCGTAATATTGTAAATTACGATGAACAATTTCAAAATTATTACGACACATTAGTAGAAACGGTACAAAAGAAAGATAAGGCAGGTCTAAAAGAGGGTATAAATGATTTAATTACTACAATCAATACAAATTCAAAAGAAGTTACAGATGTGATTAAGATGCTACAAGACTTCAAAGGGAAACTATATCAAAATTCTACAGAGTTTAAAAATAATGTTGGTGGTCCAGATGGGAAAGGTGGATTAACTGCAATATTAGCAGGTCAACAGGCAACGATTCCACAACTTCAAGCTGAAATTGAGCAACTTCGTTCTACTCAGAAAAAACATTTTGATGATGTATTAGCATGGTCAATTGGTGGTGGATTGGGAGCAGCTATTTTAGTTATTGCAGCTATTGGAGGAGCGGTAGTTATTGTTGTAACTGGCGGCACAGCAACACCAGCTGTTGTTGGTGGACTTTCAGCTCTTGGAGCAGCTGGTATCGGTCTAGGAACTGCGGCTGGTGTCACAGCATCTAAGCATATGGACTCCTATAACGAAATTTCTAACAAAATCGGAGAATTAAGTATGAAAGCAGATCGTGCTAATCAAGCAGTTCTTTCGCTTACTAACGCGAAAGAAACATTGGCATATTTATATCAGACTGTAGATCAAGCGATATTGTCTCTAACAAATATTCAAAAGCAATGGAATACAATGGGCGCAAATTATACAGATTTACTGGATAATATCGATTCTATGCAAGACCACAAATTCTCTTTAATACCAGATGATTTAAAAGCCGCTAAAGAAAGTTGGAATGATATTCATAAAGATGCAGAATTCATTTCAAAAGATATTGCTTTTAAACAGGAGTAG
- a CDS encoding PAS domain S-box protein yields the protein MIIKDYFINLSIFSLLVSAAIFIQVFTINSSRYFEKLYGGIIAVTLMFFSFPYMGFSYDLRVVPLILSFIYFGRIAGWITLISIILMRVFYIGGYWEPPVIAYLGMGILFSTFKTYFKKLHPFKSASFYFSVFIGIKWLVGVLFNTTLLYTGGLLYIALGLLIGLFLMEAYQRLYYLTQDLSKMNRELKKSKQELTDTVHELQGGIFKFKKVGKHFIHTLCDGQFYHQNGFYSEQVVGKSLRTIDASIIPPHLVPQLMKYYLQAWEGKEIIFELPWPNDKTIILIALRPIKRNGQVIEVVGSTVDITERKKVESELSATKELLESFIKHNLDAITISDREGHILQANKAYEKIFGWSSQEIIGKRLPCVPDFLMDESLENIQKILTGESVVTRLETVRQRSDGSLLDVSLTVSPILDVRGNVIALSAICRDISERKQAERERHRLHQQLRDSEMKYRALIEQATDAVYVVELNEDNAPSRFIEVNPVGCRRFGYSREELLSLSFSNIVPQDSQMIVRLLEKIKNGQTSFTLQDEYVFPTGKVITTEFSVRVFNLNGKKVFLSISRDITERLKTEELLRKSEKLAVVGQLATVMAHEINNPLTAMKGFMQLLKSTENENNQGYINIVSSEIERIESITTEFMVVAKPQVLKIKPNDISVLMDQVLMLLQPQAIMNNIKIRIDLNPGIPLISCEGNQLKQVFVNILKNAIESMPMGGEILIQLNILDNNQLSIRFIDQGCGIPKERIPYLGEPFYSIKEEGIGLGLMICYKIIETHQGKVFIESEVNKGTIVEVTLPICTLQN from the coding sequence ATGATTATTAAAGATTATTTCATCAATCTTTCTATTTTTTCTTTATTAGTTAGCGCAGCAATATTTATTCAAGTGTTTACAATTAATTCTAGTCGATATTTCGAAAAGCTCTATGGAGGGATTATTGCAGTTACGTTAATGTTCTTTTCTTTTCCATACATGGGATTTTCCTACGATCTTCGAGTTGTTCCTCTTATTCTATCTTTTATTTACTTTGGTCGTATTGCTGGTTGGATTACGTTAATTAGCATAATTTTAATGCGTGTCTTTTACATTGGAGGGTATTGGGAACCTCCTGTGATTGCTTATTTAGGTATGGGGATTCTATTTTCTACTTTTAAAACTTATTTTAAAAAACTACATCCTTTTAAAAGTGCATCTTTCTATTTTTCTGTTTTTATTGGAATAAAGTGGTTAGTTGGCGTATTATTTAATACTACATTACTTTACACAGGAGGCTTATTATATATAGCGTTAGGACTTTTAATTGGGCTATTTCTTATGGAAGCCTACCAGAGATTGTATTATTTAACACAGGACTTATCTAAAATGAATCGAGAATTAAAAAAATCGAAGCAAGAACTTACAGATACCGTACATGAGCTTCAAGGAGGAATTTTTAAATTTAAAAAAGTGGGTAAGCACTTTATACACACTTTATGTGATGGACAGTTTTATCATCAAAACGGATTTTATTCTGAACAGGTGGTAGGAAAAAGCTTACGTACTATTGATGCTTCTATTATTCCTCCACATTTAGTTCCACAATTGATGAAGTACTATCTTCAGGCATGGGAAGGAAAAGAAATTATATTTGAATTACCTTGGCCAAATGATAAAACTATTATTCTTATTGCGCTTAGGCCGATTAAACGAAATGGACAAGTTATTGAAGTTGTTGGTTCTACAGTTGATATAACCGAAAGGAAAAAGGTAGAATCAGAATTAAGCGCTACCAAAGAATTATTAGAATCATTTATAAAGCACAATCTAGATGCTATTACCATTTCTGATCGAGAAGGGCATATTTTACAAGCGAATAAAGCTTATGAAAAGATATTTGGGTGGTCATCACAAGAAATCATAGGTAAGAGATTACCTTGTGTACCAGATTTTTTAATGGATGAATCGCTTGAAAATATTCAGAAAATTCTAACAGGTGAATCTGTGGTTACTAGATTAGAAACTGTTAGACAACGGAGCGATGGGAGTCTTCTCGATGTCAGTCTGACAGTTTCTCCTATACTAGATGTAAGAGGAAATGTGATAGCTTTATCAGCAATATGTAGAGACATCTCTGAAAGAAAACAAGCAGAAAGAGAACGGCATCGATTACACCAGCAATTAAGAGATAGTGAAATGAAGTACCGTGCACTAATCGAACAAGCGACTGATGCGGTATATGTAGTAGAGCTGAATGAAGATAATGCTCCAAGTCGATTTATTGAGGTAAATCCTGTTGGGTGTAGAAGATTTGGATATAGTAGAGAAGAGTTGCTCTCATTATCATTTTCAAATATAGTACCACAAGATTCTCAAATGATCGTAAGGTTATTAGAAAAAATTAAAAATGGACAAACTTCCTTCACTTTGCAAGATGAATATGTTTTTCCAACAGGAAAAGTAATAACAACTGAGTTTAGTGTTCGTGTTTTTAACTTAAATGGTAAAAAAGTTTTCCTAAGTATTTCTCGTGATATTACTGAACGGCTAAAAACAGAAGAATTATTACGAAAATCTGAAAAACTTGCTGTTGTAGGACAATTAGCGACTGTAATGGCTCATGAGATTAATAATCCATTAACTGCAATGAAAGGGTTCATGCAATTACTAAAATCAACGGAAAATGAGAATAATCAGGGTTATATTAATATAGTATCATCAGAGATTGAGCGTATAGAGAGTATTACAACTGAATTTATGGTGGTAGCCAAACCACAGGTGCTAAAAATAAAACCTAATGATATTAGTGTGCTAATGGATCAAGTTTTAATGCTACTACAACCTCAAGCAATTATGAATAATATAAAAATTAGAATCGATCTTAACCCTGGTATTCCATTGATTTCATGTGAAGGAAATCAATTAAAACAAGTATTTGTTAATATATTAAAAAATGCAATTGAATCTATGCCGATGGGAGGGGAAATTCTGATTCAATTAAATATACTTGATAATAATCAATTAAGCATTCGTTTTATCGATCAAGGGTGTGGGATTCCAAAAGAACGTATACCATACCTCGGAGAACCTTTTTATAGTATTAAAGAAGAGGGGATTGGCTTAGGGTTAATGATCTGTTATAAAATCATTGAAACACATCAGGGAAAGGTATTTATTGAGAGTGAAGTGAATAAGGGGACTATAGTTGAAGTCACTCTCCCTATTTGTACACTTCAAAATTAA